One Candidatus Nezhaarchaeales archaeon DNA segment encodes these proteins:
- a CDS encoding electron transfer flavoprotein subunit alpha/FixB family protein, with product MNESLWVYSENGDLLLELLGKGRELANKLGISLASVILGHGLTGCGPEYVEYGADYVYVVDHPALARFNAEAYTDALTWLVEKYKPDALLIGGSKRGLELAARTAARLGVGCITGVNSIEVDVEKRLLLMRRLAYGGVAVSLESCKFKPQMATVAPRAFEKATKVAGRVGKVVQEEVKIKEAPVELIDVKRKEVVAVRIEDATVIVAGGRGIKSKEDFSILEDLAKLLGGQVGCTRPIAFDLKWFPEWIGLSGKTVKPQLYIACGISGAIQHVAGIRDSKVIVAIDRNPDAPIFSAADYGVVGDLYQVVPELTKALKELLRK from the coding sequence ATGAATGAATCTTTATGGGTGTACTCGGAGAACGGAGATCTACTCCTAGAACTACTAGGTAAGGGTAGGGAATTAGCCAATAAGCTAGGCATTAGCCTAGCGTCAGTCATACTTGGCCACGGTTTAACTGGCTGCGGCCCTGAATACGTAGAGTATGGTGCCGACTACGTATACGTAGTAGACCATCCAGCTCTAGCACGGTTTAATGCTGAAGCCTATACCGATGCCTTAACGTGGCTCGTTGAAAAGTATAAGCCCGACGCCCTACTAATAGGTGGTAGTAAGCGGGGCCTTGAACTAGCTGCTCGAACAGCCGCTAGGCTCGGCGTAGGATGCATAACCGGCGTTAACAGTATAGAGGTAGACGTGGAGAAACGCCTCCTCCTAATGAGAAGGCTTGCCTACGGCGGTGTAGCAGTATCCCTTGAATCCTGCAAGTTTAAACCTCAAATGGCTACCGTAGCTCCGAGGGCCTTCGAAAAAGCAACTAAAGTAGCGGGAAGGGTTGGTAAGGTTGTTCAGGAGGAGGTTAAGATTAAGGAAGCGCCGGTGGAGCTTATCGATGTTAAGCGTAAGGAGGTTGTAGCCGTAAGGATAGAGGACGCTACGGTAATCGTAGCAGGCGGTAGGGGGATTAAGAGTAAGGAGGACTTCTCAATACTTGAGGATCTAGCTAAACTATTAGGCGGCCAGGTCGGCTGTACGAGGCCTATAGCCTTCGACCTTAAATGGTTCCCGGAGTGGATAGGGCTTTCAGGGAAAACGGTTAAACCCCAGCTATACATAGCGTGCGGTATTTCAGGGGCCATTCAACACGTAGCCGGGATCAGGGATAGCAAGGTCATAGTGGCTATCGATAGGAACCCGGACGCCCCAATATTCTCAGCAGCCGACTACGGCGTAGTAGGCGACCTCTACCAAGTTGTACCAGAGTTAACTAAAGCCCTTAAGGAGCTACTACGTAAATAA